In Candidatus Cloacimonadota bacterium, the genomic stretch AATGCGGTTTCAAATGCAATCGGGAAAAGAAATTATAATCTACCTTTGGATCTGGAGCAAATAAAATTGGGCAAACCATTGTATGTGATAAAATCGAAGTGATTGCCGAATAGATGTCCAAGCTTTTCAAGCCCTCTCAACTCAAAACCATTCTGTTTCGTCTGCCAAAAGATTTCTTGCTCAGTTGTCCTCAAATTTTCTCTCTCTCTGGTCCCCAAGCATTTTTCCCTTGTTCCCAAGCTTTTTTTTCTCTCTTGTTCCCAAGCCTTTTTTTTCTCTTGTTCCCAAGCCTTTTTTTCTCTTGTTCCCAAGCCCCTGCTTGGGAACACAATTTGTAACCAAACCCCTGTTTGGCGTTTTATCCACGAATACATGGCATTTCCAAACTGATCTTTAGCAAATTCTCATACCTCGAAGCATCGAAGCAGGGGCTTCTCGAAATAGGCATTCCCAAGCAGGGGCTTGGGAACGAGAATGTGTTGGGCTTGGGAACTAGAATGTCAAGCTGGGGCTTGGGAACGAGAATATGTTTGGCTTGAAAACGAGATTATTCGTTAATTTTGGAACGAGATGGTTGGTGAAGATTAAGAACAAGAATTGTGCTGATTCTTTGCTAAAACTTATAATCATAGAAAGCAGGTAGAAATGCGAAGCAGATATAAATTTGAAAAAATTCCCGGAAATATTTATTTTGTAACATTTACTGTAATTGGGCATATTCCGATTTTCACAAATTCACTCTACAACAATATTCTCATTAATAATTTTAAATTTTATCAAGAGCATGAAAACTTAAAAATATTTTATTATGTGATTATGGACAACCATCTTCATCTGATTGTCAGACACGATCACGATGTCAGCAAGGTAATCAAAAATTATAAAAGTTTCACCGCAAAAGAAATGATAAAATCATTACATAAAGATAAACGAGAATGGATTTTGTATTTGCTGAAATATTACAAAAAGCAACACAAACAGAATTCGACTTATCAATTTTGGGAAGAAGGCAGCCATCCCAAGCTGATTTCAGATACGAAAATGCTTTATCAAAAAATTGGATATATTCATCGTAATCCCGTAAAAAGAGGATTAGTAGCCAAACCGGAGGATTGGTATTATTCGAGTGCCAAAAATAATGCAGGTTTAGATAATTGTTTTGAAATTGATGAGTTGCAGTAAGATATTTCATTTTTCTAATCCTCGTTTTCATGCTTTTTTCCTTCCTTTTTTCTAGTTTTCCTAGCTCTCTTCTTTGTTCTCAAACCTGTTTTTTTATCTTTCTCTTTGCTTTTTTTTCAATTATTTAAACCTTTTTTTTCTTTGTTGTCTTCAAAATTATTTTTCTATTCCCGCCTTTTTTGATATCTTGTTCACATGCATTTTTCCCCATTGTTCCCAAGCCCTTTTTTTTCCCTCTTGTTCCCAAGCCCCTGCTTGGGAACACAATTTGCAACCAAACCCCTGTTTGGCGTTTTATCCACGAACACATGTCATTTCGAAACTTGACTTGGGTAAATTCTCATACCTCTAAGCCTCGAAGCAGGGGCTTCTCGAAATAGGCATTCCCAAGCAGGGGCTTGGGAACGAGAATGTGTTGGGCTTGGGAACTAGAATGTCAAGCAGGGGCTTGGGAACGAGAATGTGTTGGGCTTGGGAACNNNNNNNNNNNNNNNNNNNNNNNNNNNNNNNNNNNNNNNNNNNNNNNNNNNNNNNNNNNNNNNNNNNNNNNNNNNNNNNNNNNNNNNNNNNNNNNNNNNNGCCTCGAAGCAGGGGCTTCTCGAAATAGGCATTCCCAAGCAGGGGCTTGGGAACGAGAATGTGTTGGGCTTGGGAACTAGAATGTCAAGCAGGGGCTTGGGA encodes the following:
- a CDS encoding transposase, giving the protein MRSRYKFEKIPGNIYFVTFTVIGHIPIFTNSLYNNILINNFKFYQEHENLKIFYYVIMDNHLHLIVRHDHDVSKVIKNYKSFTAKEMIKSLHKDKREWILYLLKYYKKQHKQNSTYQFWEEGSHPKLISDTKMLYQKIGYIHRNPVKRGLVAKPEDWYYSSAKNNAGLDNCFEIDELQ